One genomic segment of Amycolatopsis granulosa includes these proteins:
- a CDS encoding thiazole synthase produces the protein MFDGDQLVIGEHKLSSRLIIGTGGAVNLSVLERALVASGTELTTVAMRRADAQGGSGVLDLLRRLGIRLLPNTAGCRNAAEAVLTARLAREALETDLIKLEVQADDRTLLPDPVETLDAAEQLVADGFTVFAYTNDDPVLALRLEEAGCAAVMPLGAPIGTGLGIRNPHNIELIVARAGVPIILDAGIGTASDAALAMELGCDAVLLATAVTRAQDPERMAYAMRSAVTAGRLARQAGRIPQRFWAHASSPPR, from the coding sequence ATGTTCGACGGCGACCAGCTCGTGATCGGTGAGCACAAGCTCTCCTCGCGGCTGATCATCGGAACCGGCGGCGCGGTGAACCTGTCCGTGCTGGAACGCGCGCTGGTCGCGTCGGGGACGGAACTGACGACCGTCGCGATGCGCCGCGCCGACGCCCAGGGCGGCTCGGGTGTGCTGGATCTGCTGCGCCGCCTCGGCATCCGGCTCCTGCCGAACACCGCGGGCTGCCGCAACGCGGCCGAGGCGGTGCTCACCGCCCGGCTGGCCCGTGAGGCGCTGGAGACCGACCTGATCAAGCTCGAGGTGCAGGCCGACGACCGCACGCTGCTGCCCGACCCGGTCGAGACGCTCGACGCGGCCGAGCAGCTCGTCGCGGACGGGTTCACCGTGTTCGCCTACACCAACGACGACCCGGTGCTCGCCCTGCGGCTGGAGGAGGCGGGCTGCGCCGCGGTGATGCCGCTGGGTGCCCCGATCGGCACCGGGCTGGGCATCCGCAACCCGCACAACATCGAACTGATCGTGGCCCGCGCCGGGGTGCCGATCATCCTCGACGCGGGGATCGGCACCGCCTCCGACGCGGCGCTGGCGATGGAGCTCGGCTGTGACGCGGTGCTGCTGGCCACGGCCGTCACGCGGGCACAGGACCCCGAACGCATGGCGTACGCGATGCGGTCGGCGGTGACCGCCGGGCGGCTGGCGCGGCAGGCGGGGCGCATCCCGCAGCGGTTCTGGGCGCACGCGTCGAGCCCGCCGCGCTGA
- a CDS encoding MarR family transcriptional regulator, translating to MVESTEDVAGRLFLAVGRLSRSLRQAGTPGPGHGSISALSTLVVLGPMRLGDLAAKEGVAAATMSRIVASLVDAGWASREPDPVDRRAWLATATPAGERMLLDLRSTRVHELQKRIDRLSPEHQAALGQALPALEALLAGEEA from the coding sequence GTGGTTGAGTCAACCGAGGATGTCGCTGGACGGTTGTTCCTCGCCGTCGGCCGGCTGTCCCGGTCACTGCGGCAGGCCGGCACGCCCGGTCCCGGCCACGGCTCCATTTCCGCGCTGTCCACCCTGGTCGTTCTCGGACCGATGCGGCTGGGTGACCTGGCGGCGAAGGAGGGGGTGGCGGCCGCGACGATGTCGCGGATCGTCGCGTCGCTGGTGGACGCGGGCTGGGCGAGCCGCGAGCCCGATCCGGTCGACCGCCGGGCGTGGCTGGCCACGGCCACGCCGGCGGGCGAGCGCATGCTGCTCGATCTGCGCTCCACCCGGGTGCACGAGCTGCAGAAACGCATCGACCGCCTGTCGCCGGAGCACCAGGCCGCGCTCGGCCAGGCGCTGCCGGCGCTGGAGGCGCTGCTGGCGGGCGAGGAAGCCTGA
- the thiD gene encoding bifunctional hydroxymethylpyrimidine kinase/phosphomethylpyrimidine kinase — MSHHASPPAALTIAGSDSGGAAGLQADLRTFLTCGVHGLVAVTAVTVQNTLGVHDRADIPARIVAGQIEAVAADMGMQAAKTGMLASAEIIEAVAAACDRAEIGRDTRVPFVVDPVAASMHGHPLFDAAGLAALRELLLPRAAVITPNLDEVRLLTGLEVTDRAGMHDAAVALKELGPKYVLVKSGHLTSDPECVDLLYDGRSFVELPGPRFSTPHTHGAGDAMASALTAGLARGMPVPEAARFGKWFVSNAVANSYPMGAKVGPVSAFWRLAPEDR; from the coding sequence ATGAGCCACCACGCGAGTCCGCCTGCCGCCCTGACCATCGCCGGATCCGACTCCGGTGGCGCGGCGGGGCTGCAGGCGGACCTGCGCACGTTCCTGACCTGCGGGGTGCACGGCCTGGTCGCGGTGACCGCGGTGACCGTGCAGAACACCCTCGGCGTGCACGACCGGGCCGACATCCCGGCCCGGATCGTGGCCGGGCAGATCGAGGCCGTTGCCGCCGACATGGGCATGCAGGCGGCGAAAACCGGCATGCTCGCCTCGGCGGAGATCATCGAGGCGGTCGCGGCCGCGTGTGACCGGGCGGAGATCGGCCGGGACACCAGGGTCCCGTTCGTGGTCGACCCGGTGGCCGCGTCGATGCACGGGCACCCGCTGTTCGACGCGGCCGGGCTGGCCGCGCTGCGGGAGCTGCTGCTGCCGCGTGCCGCGGTGATCACGCCGAACCTCGACGAGGTGCGCCTGCTCACCGGGCTCGAGGTGACCGACCGCGCCGGCATGCACGACGCGGCGGTCGCGCTGAAGGAACTCGGCCCGAAGTACGTGCTGGTCAAGAGCGGGCACCTGACGAGCGACCCGGAGTGCGTCGACCTGCTCTACGACGGGCGGTCGTTCGTCGAACTGCCCGGGCCGCGGTTCTCCACACCGCACACGCACGGCGCCGGGGACGCGATGGCGTCCGCGCTGACCGCGGGTCTGGCGCGGGGCATGCCGGTGCCGGAGGCCGCGCGGTTCGGGAAGTGGTTCGTCAGCAACGCGGTCGCCAACTCCTACCCGATGGGCGCGAAGGTCGGCCCGGTGTCCGCCTTCTGGCGCCTCGCCCCCGAGGACCGCTGA
- the thiD gene encoding bifunctional hydroxymethylpyrimidine kinase/phosphomethylpyrimidine kinase, with protein sequence MTATPKTALTIAGSDSGGGAGIQADLRTFFACGVHGMTAVTAVTVQNSLGVQGFTEIPPDVVSAQIRAVAGDMGVDAAKTGMLATAEIITAVAKTLDEVHIGRNASVPFVVDPVAASMHGDALLREEALEAIRTELFPRATLVTPNLDEVRLLTGVEVTDRDSQREAARALLALGPMWVLVKGGHLYDDPECVDLLSDGVQYIELSARRIDTPHTHGGGDTLASSITAFLAKGLGVPDAVDEGKRFIERCVAEAYPLGEGVGPVSPFWRLA encoded by the coding sequence ATGACCGCCACCCCGAAGACCGCGCTGACCATCGCCGGAAGCGATTCCGGCGGTGGCGCGGGCATCCAGGCCGACCTGCGCACGTTCTTCGCCTGCGGCGTGCACGGGATGACCGCCGTCACGGCGGTCACGGTGCAGAACTCGCTGGGTGTGCAGGGCTTCACCGAGATCCCGCCGGACGTGGTGTCGGCGCAGATCCGGGCCGTCGCCGGGGACATGGGTGTGGACGCCGCGAAGACCGGCATGCTGGCCACGGCGGAAATCATCACCGCGGTCGCCAAGACCCTCGACGAGGTCCACATCGGACGGAACGCGAGCGTTCCGTTCGTGGTGGACCCGGTGGCGGCCTCGATGCACGGGGACGCGCTGCTGCGCGAGGAGGCGCTGGAGGCCATCCGCACGGAGCTGTTCCCGCGCGCGACCCTGGTGACGCCGAACCTGGACGAGGTCCGGCTGCTCACCGGGGTCGAGGTCACCGACCGGGACAGCCAGCGCGAGGCCGCGCGGGCGCTGCTGGCCCTGGGTCCGATGTGGGTGCTCGTCAAGGGCGGGCACCTCTACGACGACCCGGAGTGCGTGGACCTGCTGTCCGACGGGGTGCAGTACATCGAGCTGTCCGCGCGCCGCATCGACACGCCGCACACGCACGGCGGTGGCGACACGCTCGCCTCGTCGATCACCGCGTTCCTCGCCAAGGGACTGGGCGTGCCGGACGCGGTCGACGAGGGCAAGCGGTTCATCGAGCGGTGCGTGGCGGAGGCGTACCCGCTGGGCGAGGGCGTCGGGCCGGTGTCGCCGTTCTGGCGGCTCGCCTGA
- the thiC gene encoding phosphomethylpyrimidine synthase ThiC, whose translation MTTLENGKNVAPTVTTGPITGSRKVYHHTENGLRVPVRRIDLSNGGHFDVYDTSGPYTDPDVTIDVHNGLFRTRSGWLDGREHNTQLGFAKAGVITREMEFVAARERVSPEFVRDEVAAGRAVIPANRKHPESEPMIIGKNFLVKVNANMGNSAVWSSVEEEVDKMVWATRWGADTIMDLSTGKRIHETREWILRNSPVPVGTVPIYQALEKVDGDPAKLSWEVYRDTVIEQCEQGVDYMTVHAGVLLRYVPLTANRVTGIVSRGGSIMAAWCLAHHRESFLYTHFEELCEILRAYDVTFSLGDGLRPGSIADANDRAQFAELETLGELTHIARAHDVQVMIEGPGHVPMHKIKENVELEERLCGEAPFYTLGPLTTDIAPAYDHITSAIGAAQIGWYGTAMLCYVTPKEHLGLPDRDDVKAGVIAYKIAAHAADLAKGHAYAQEWDDELSKARFEFRWTDQFNLSLDPDTARAYHDETLPAEPAKTAHFCSMCGPKFCSMRITQDVRKYAEEHGLSTVDAIEAGMQEKSAEFAESGKQVYLPVVQP comes from the coding sequence GTGACGACGCTGGAAAACGGCAAGAACGTCGCGCCGACCGTGACCACCGGGCCGATCACCGGTTCCCGCAAGGTCTACCACCACACCGAGAACGGGCTTCGCGTCCCGGTGCGCCGCATCGATTTGAGCAACGGCGGCCACTTCGACGTCTACGACACCTCCGGCCCGTACACCGACCCGGACGTCACCATCGACGTCCACAATGGACTCTTCCGGACCCGTTCCGGCTGGCTGGACGGCCGCGAGCACAACACCCAGCTGGGCTTCGCCAAGGCCGGCGTCATCACCCGGGAGATGGAGTTCGTCGCGGCGCGCGAGCGCGTGAGCCCCGAGTTCGTGCGCGACGAGGTGGCCGCCGGCCGCGCGGTGATCCCGGCGAACCGGAAGCACCCGGAGAGCGAGCCGATGATCATCGGGAAGAACTTCCTGGTGAAGGTCAACGCGAACATGGGCAACTCGGCCGTGTGGTCGTCGGTCGAGGAGGAAGTGGACAAGATGGTGTGGGCGACCCGGTGGGGCGCCGACACGATCATGGACCTGTCCACCGGCAAGCGGATCCACGAAACACGCGAATGGATCCTGCGCAACTCCCCCGTGCCGGTCGGCACCGTGCCCATCTACCAGGCGCTGGAGAAGGTCGACGGTGATCCGGCGAAGCTGTCCTGGGAGGTGTACCGGGACACCGTGATCGAGCAGTGCGAGCAGGGCGTGGACTACATGACCGTGCACGCCGGCGTGCTGCTGCGTTACGTCCCGCTGACCGCGAACCGCGTCACCGGAATCGTCTCCCGCGGCGGCTCGATCATGGCCGCCTGGTGCCTCGCGCACCACCGGGAATCGTTCCTCTACACGCACTTCGAGGAGCTGTGCGAGATCCTGCGGGCCTACGACGTCACCTTCTCCCTCGGTGACGGGCTGCGCCCGGGTTCGATCGCCGACGCCAACGACCGCGCCCAGTTCGCGGAGCTGGAGACGCTCGGCGAGCTGACGCACATCGCCCGCGCCCACGACGTGCAGGTGATGATCGAGGGGCCCGGCCACGTGCCGATGCACAAGATCAAGGAGAACGTGGAGCTGGAGGAACGGCTCTGCGGTGAAGCGCCGTTCTACACGCTCGGTCCACTCACGACGGACATCGCACCGGCATACGACCACATCACCTCGGCCATCGGCGCCGCGCAGATCGGCTGGTACGGCACGGCGATGCTGTGTTACGTCACCCCCAAGGAGCACCTGGGCCTGCCCGACCGCGACGACGTGAAGGCCGGGGTGATCGCGTACAAGATCGCGGCGCACGCCGCGGACCTGGCGAAGGGCCACGCGTACGCGCAGGAGTGGGACGACGAGCTGTCCAAGGCCCGGTTCGAGTTCCGCTGGACCGACCAGTTCAACCTCTCGCTCGATCCGGACACCGCGCGCGCCTACCACGACGAGACCCTGCCCGCGGAGCCCGCGAAGACCGCGCACTTCTGCTCGATGTGCGGCCCGAAGTTCTGCTCCATGCGGATCACCCAGGACGTGCGCAAGTACGCCGAGGAGCACGGTCTGTCCACGGTGGATGCGATCGAGGCCGGGATGCAGGAGAAGTCGGCGGAGTTCGCCGAGAGCGGCAAACAGGTGTACCTCCCGGTGGTCCAGCCCTGA
- a CDS encoding MFS transporter yields the protein MRTMAALIALGACLFVVVTAETLVIGLLPALSADLRAPVPSAGLLVAGYALTVTAGGPLVTAATLRVPRKAALLGLVAVFAAGNALAATADGFGVLLAARVVTALTHSTFVAIALVLAASMVHPSRRGWAIAFVSTGLNLATVLGAPLGTLVGEAYGWRTSFWSLAVVALVAMAAVALLVPAVRTEQPPRLGPELRALATRQVLVLLAVTLVAETGFFVAYTYLSPVLGRILPPGAVVVLLVVFGAGALCGNLAGGRLADRWPWGSLRVLIAGLAAALVLFAAIGWARAGAVVGVFVLGAVAFALVPVLQTRVVVAAAGAPTLAVAVYTSIFNLGISAGAWLGGLALSAGAPLGALPLLGAVGVLGGLAVSALHRHRHAERHEQAA from the coding sequence ATGCGAACCATGGCCGCGCTGATCGCGCTGGGTGCCTGCCTCTTCGTGGTGGTCACGGCGGAGACGCTCGTGATCGGACTGCTGCCCGCGCTGTCGGCTGACCTGCGGGCGCCGGTGCCCTCGGCCGGGCTGCTCGTGGCCGGGTACGCGCTCACGGTGACCGCCGGCGGGCCGCTGGTGACCGCCGCGACGCTGCGAGTGCCGCGCAAGGCGGCGCTGCTGGGGCTGGTCGCGGTGTTCGCGGCGGGCAACGCGCTCGCGGCGACGGCGGACGGGTTCGGGGTGCTCCTGGCGGCGCGGGTGGTCACCGCCCTGACCCACAGCACGTTCGTCGCGATCGCGCTCGTCCTGGCAGCGTCGATGGTCCACCCGTCGCGGCGCGGATGGGCCATTGCCTTCGTGTCGACCGGGCTGAACCTCGCGACCGTGCTCGGCGCGCCACTGGGCACCCTCGTGGGGGAGGCGTACGGGTGGCGGACGTCGTTCTGGTCGCTGGCGGTCGTGGCGCTGGTGGCGATGGCCGCGGTCGCGCTGCTGGTGCCGGCCGTCCGGACCGAGCAACCGCCGCGGCTCGGGCCGGAGCTGCGGGCCCTGGCCACGCGGCAGGTGCTCGTGCTGCTGGCGGTGACGCTGGTGGCGGAGACCGGCTTCTTCGTCGCCTACACGTACCTGTCGCCGGTGCTCGGCCGCATTCTCCCGCCCGGCGCGGTGGTCGTGCTGCTGGTGGTGTTCGGGGCCGGGGCGCTGTGCGGGAACCTGGCCGGCGGGCGGCTCGCGGACCGGTGGCCGTGGGGTTCGCTGCGGGTGCTGATCGCGGGGCTGGCGGCGGCGCTGGTGTTGTTCGCGGCGATCGGCTGGGCGCGAGCCGGTGCGGTGGTGGGGGTGTTCGTGCTGGGTGCGGTGGCGTTCGCGCTGGTCCCCGTGCTGCAGACGCGCGTGGTGGTGGCCGCCGCCGGGGCGCCGACGCTGGCGGTCGCGGTCTATACGTCGATCTTCAACCTGGGGATCAGCGCGGGAGCCTGGTTGGGCGGGCTCGCGTTGTCGGCCGGGGCGCCCCTGGGCGCGTTGCCGCTGCTGGGAGCGGTCGGCGTGCTCGGCGGGCTGGCCGTGTCAGCTCTCCACCGCCATCGCCACGCCGAACGCCACGAACAAGCCGCCTGA
- a CDS encoding LysE family translocator translates to MGSSQISEGVPLGCTAGIGETRPADQADDVVDVLAEPDLRRHVPVDEPSPGAGFRAGFLINVTNPKAGIFAISFLPQFVPAHAAGPLPLLLLVLVWMLTDTVWYTALALALTRVGRWLRTATVRRRLEKTSGGLFVAFGVAMAVES, encoded by the coding sequence GTGGGCAGTTCCCAGATCTCCGAGGGCGTTCCGTTGGGCTGCACCGCGGGCATCGGTGAGACCCGCCCCGCGGATCAGGCCGACGACGTCGTCGACGTGCTTGCCGAGCCCGACCTCCGCCGCCACGTCCCGGTGGACGAGCCCAGCCCGGGCGCCGGGTTCCGGGCCGGCTTCCTGATCAACGTCACCAACCCGAAGGCCGGGATCTTCGCGATCTCGTTCCTCCCGCAGTTCGTCCCCGCCCACGCCGCGGGCCCGCTGCCGCTGCTGCTCCTCGTCCTCGTCTGGATGCTCACCGACACCGTCTGGTACACCGCGCTCGCCCTCGCGCTCACCCGCGTCGGGCGCTGGCTGCGCACCGCCACCGTCCGGCGGCGGCTGGAGAAGACCTCAGGCGGCTTGTTCGTGGCGTTCGGCGTGGCGATGGCGGTGGAGAGCTGA
- a CDS encoding Uma2 family endonuclease yields the protein MSSAVTSYGWEWEALLRTWQELDVPEGWRAEITEGGVTMTPPPGNGHNKIANKAHRARTDRVEKLWAYAKAPVPLYLLIEHYREPKPSVTLFTDPVDGHYRRSEQVAFGEQIRLPAPFGLVLDTAAF from the coding sequence ATGAGCAGCGCCGTGACCAGCTACGGCTGGGAGTGGGAAGCCCTGCTGCGTACCTGGCAGGAGCTCGACGTGCCGGAAGGGTGGCGTGCGGAGATCACCGAGGGGGGAGTGACGATGACGCCGCCGCCCGGCAACGGGCACAACAAGATCGCGAACAAGGCCCATCGCGCCCGCACGGATCGCGTCGAGAAGCTCTGGGCCTACGCGAAGGCGCCGGTTCCGCTCTACCTCCTGATCGAACACTACCGCGAACCGAAACCGTCCGTCACGCTCTTCACCGACCCGGTCGACGGGCACTACCGTCGCTCCGAGCAGGTGGCCTTCGGCGAGCAGATCCGGCTGCCCGCGCCGTTCGGCCTGGTGCTGGACACCGCCGCCTTCTAG
- a CDS encoding trypsin-like peptidase domain-containing protein gives MDDADALDAYSRSVSSVAAEVTPHVASVRLARGSGSAVVFADDGHLVTNAHVVGSGAHGVATYADGTETRFTVVGADPLSDLAVLRASEAPPAARLGDADKLVVGQLVVAIGSPLGLAGSVTAGVVSALGRSLPVRTRSAGRVIENVIQTDAALNPGNSGGALADSAGRVVGVNTAVAGFGLGLAVPINDTTRRIIDTLTVEGRVRRAYLGVVGVPAPLPDDVAEHTGQRAGLRIVEVVRGGPAERAGLRPGDLVLTVGRARITDAQDIQRQLFAEVIGTRLAITVLRNGAMVDVFATPSELVN, from the coding sequence GTGGATGACGCCGATGCCCTCGATGCCTACTCGCGCTCGGTGAGCTCGGTGGCCGCCGAAGTGACCCCGCACGTCGCGAGCGTGCGGCTGGCCCGCGGCAGCGGATCGGCGGTCGTGTTCGCCGACGACGGTCACCTGGTGACGAACGCGCACGTGGTGGGAAGCGGTGCGCACGGCGTCGCGACCTACGCCGACGGTACGGAGACCCGGTTCACGGTGGTGGGTGCGGACCCGCTGTCCGATCTGGCCGTGCTGCGCGCGTCCGAGGCGCCGCCCGCCGCGCGCCTGGGCGACGCGGACAAGCTGGTCGTGGGTCAGCTGGTGGTCGCGATCGGGAGTCCGCTGGGGCTGGCCGGGTCGGTGACGGCCGGTGTGGTCAGCGCACTGGGCCGGTCGCTGCCGGTGCGCACGCGCAGCGCCGGACGGGTGATCGAGAACGTGATCCAGACGGACGCGGCCCTGAACCCGGGCAACTCGGGCGGGGCGCTCGCGGATTCGGCCGGCCGGGTGGTGGGGGTCAACACCGCGGTCGCGGGCTTCGGGCTTGGCCTCGCGGTGCCGATCAACGACACCACCCGGCGGATCATCGACACGCTCACGGTGGAGGGCCGGGTGCGACGGGCCTACCTCGGCGTGGTCGGGGTCCCGGCGCCGCTGCCGGACGACGTCGCCGAGCACACCGGGCAGCGGGCCGGGCTGCGGATCGTCGAGGTGGTGCGCGGCGGGCCCGCCGAGCGCGCCGGGCTGCGGCCGGGCGACCTGGTGCTGACCGTGGGGCGTGCGCGGATCACGGACGCGCAGGACATCCAGCGGCAGCTGTTCGCCGAGGTGATCGGCACCCGCCTGGCGATCACCGTGCTGCGCAACGGCGCGATGGTGGACGTGTTCGCGACGCCGAGCGAGCTGGTGAACTAG
- a CDS encoding peptide deformylase gives MTIHPIRIAGDPVLHQPTREVEKFDDELRTLTDDMFETMYAAEGVGLAANQIGVDLRVFVYDCPDDEGVRHKGLVVNPKLETSEIPESMPDPDDDWEGCLSAPGESYPTGRAKWAKVSGADLDGNPIEVEGTGYFARCLQHETDHLDGYLYLDRLVGRHARDAKRMLKRNKWGTPGLSWLPGAE, from the coding sequence GTGACCATCCACCCGATCCGGATCGCCGGCGACCCGGTGCTGCACCAGCCCACCCGCGAGGTGGAGAAGTTCGACGACGAGCTGCGCACCCTCACCGACGACATGTTCGAGACGATGTACGCCGCCGAAGGCGTGGGGCTCGCGGCCAACCAGATCGGCGTCGACCTGCGCGTCTTCGTCTACGACTGCCCGGACGACGAGGGCGTGCGGCACAAGGGCCTGGTGGTCAACCCGAAGCTGGAGACCTCCGAGATCCCGGAGTCCATGCCCGACCCGGACGACGACTGGGAGGGCTGCCTGTCGGCGCCCGGCGAGTCGTACCCGACGGGGCGGGCGAAGTGGGCGAAGGTCAGCGGCGCAGACCTGGACGGCAACCCGATCGAGGTCGAGGGCACCGGGTACTTCGCGCGCTGCCTGCAGCACGAGACCGACCACCTGGACGGCTACCTCTACCTCGACCGGCTGGTCGGGCGCCACGCGCGGGACGCGAAGCGGATGCTCAAGCGCAACAAGTGGGGTACTCCCGGCCTGTCCTGGCTGCCCGGCGCGGAGTGA
- a CDS encoding DUF3263 domain-containing protein, producing MDAAESMAEGDRPSPGPTGDEGGLTPRELKMLAFERQWWRYAGAKEQAVREEFGLSPTRYYQLLNQLLDKEEAMRADPMLVKRLRRMRSTRQRKRVARRLGIEAL from the coding sequence ATGGACGCCGCGGAGTCGATGGCGGAGGGCGACCGGCCGTCGCCCGGGCCCACCGGCGACGAGGGCGGGCTCACGCCCCGCGAGCTGAAGATGCTGGCGTTCGAACGCCAGTGGTGGCGCTACGCGGGCGCCAAGGAGCAGGCCGTCCGCGAGGAGTTCGGCCTCTCGCCCACCCGGTACTACCAGCTGCTCAACCAGCTCCTCGACAAAGAGGAAGCGATGCGCGCCGACCCGATGCTCGTCAAGCGGCTGCGCCGGATGCGCAGCACGCGGCAGCGCAAGCGGGTCGCCCGGCGACTGGGGATCGAAGCGCTATGA
- a CDS encoding LytR C-terminal domain-containing protein, giving the protein MNFLQGLSRPLRLTGVVLIGVALVAVVIGGITALNGGENSDQAAAPSSTAGGGAPSPAPTTAPSSAEPPASSPAPPPPSSEVAPPGQPTDTAAPGGPGGAPGQPGGTSGTPGQNQGGTAADQTAGKWVPVRVYNNSTIHGLAARAADDLKANGWNVVESGNYPYGVIPTTTVYYTPGTDEETAARSMAVAFGMKVEPRFEGIRDASPGVIVIVTNDYKGSQVKGS; this is encoded by the coding sequence ATGAACTTTCTGCAGGGTCTGTCCCGCCCGCTGCGCCTGACCGGTGTGGTGCTGATCGGGGTCGCTCTGGTGGCGGTCGTGATCGGCGGAATCACCGCGCTGAACGGCGGCGAGAACAGCGACCAGGCCGCGGCGCCGAGCTCCACCGCCGGCGGCGGCGCGCCGTCGCCGGCGCCGACCACCGCGCCGAGCTCCGCCGAACCGCCGGCGTCGAGCCCGGCGCCGCCGCCGCCGTCGTCGGAGGTGGCCCCGCCTGGCCAGCCGACGGACACGGCGGCCCCGGGCGGCCCCGGTGGTGCGCCGGGCCAGCCGGGCGGCACGTCCGGGACGCCCGGCCAGAACCAGGGCGGGACGGCCGCCGACCAGACCGCCGGCAAGTGGGTGCCGGTGCGCGTCTACAACAACAGCACCATCCACGGGCTCGCCGCCCGCGCGGCCGACGACCTGAAGGCCAACGGCTGGAACGTCGTCGAGTCCGGCAACTACCCGTACGGCGTCATCCCGACGACCACGGTGTACTACACGCCGGGCACGGATGAGGAGACCGCGGCGCGCTCGATGGCCGTGGCGTTCGGCATGAAGGTCGAACCGCGCTTCGAGGGCATCCGGGACGCGAGCCCGGGCGTCATCGTCATCGTGACGAACGACTACAAGGGCTCCCAGGTCAAGGGCTCCTGA